DNA sequence from the Sulfurimonas sp. HSL3-1 genome:
ATTAACATTAACAGCTTTTTCAGACGCGTCGTTTGGTAAACCAACCCGACCTACTCTAGGAGCCAGCCCAATTCGTTTTGTATTGGAGAGCTTTAATACAGAGTCATACGGATTTTGGTAGTTCGTTAAGCGCACACAATGGCGGTACAGAGATTTTGATTTACTATCATTTTTATTCAAGGAACGACTGGATATATCTCCGCCAATAAATGCAATCTGGCTTACTGTCCAAGGACGATTCTTTATTGAAGTTTTTTCATCTGCATCTGCAAAAGCGTGTCGGATGACATAAGCACCTGTTGAATGTCCAAGTAAATGCACATTTATTTCACATCCTGCTAGCTGCTGTGATGAAAATAGACTGATACAGTCATCCCTTAACCTCCTAGCAGTGTCCTTCGCATCATCACGATCTTCTAAATAATTCAAGCCTGATTGTGCACTTGGCCAATCGTAACTAATCACAGCACCTTGATAGCCTGCACTTCTTAAGTCTTCAGCAAGTTTTCTATGTCTTTTAAGGACTATTTCTTGACTATTGTTGTAGCCGTGAATAAATACTAAGATGTCACCGGTGGGATTTCCTGAAAATTCATTTTTCCCAGTTTCTGCCTGTGCCAGTACTGTAGAAACCCATTCACGACGTGCAATAGCGTGAGATGGTATTGGATATTCATTACTTGGTACTTTTAGAAACATAGTAGGACCAGGCTCATTACCAAAAATTTGAGCACCGTTTAAGGTTTTCTTATTTCGAACACAAACAATAAAGTCATACATTACAATCTCCTTTATGTAAATTAATAACTATTTTTTTGTTGCTAATAATGTCATCTTGCTGGAATGCCTATTGTTGTCAAGAACCCTTGTGTGTTAGACCAGTGGGTTTTTGATCGCAATTTTAAACAAATTGAAATATATCTTTCAATACTATTATTTTTTTCTTAAAATAATTTTATTTAATGAATCTTTGTATTTTGAGAGATGGACAATTTGTCTATCTCTCAATTAGAAGTATGCATATTTAACACTATGTCTTGTGTATTGGAGGATGGCTAATTTGTCAAAGAAGAAGCTTCGAAGCTCTCGCGACACAAAAGGCGTTTAGTACGTCTATTGGAGTATTGAGAGAAATGCCTGTTTATACAGATTTTTGAGAGTGGTATTGAGCCCGTTGGCATTAAACATGACGAGTTCGCGGTAGTAGCGTTGCAGCCGTTCGGTTGCGAGGACGGAGCTGCCGCCTTTGAGGATCATGCCGGTGGTGACTATGCGCTGGACGAGTTCAAAAAGTTCGACGCGGAGTGTGTCGAGTTCCGCGCCGTCTTTCGAGTCGAGGAAGGCGTCTTTCACCGTTTCCAGAGCCGCTTTGGCTTTGCGCCGGACCTCCTCGTCCTCCAGGGCATCCACGGCGCCGAGGCCGATGCCGTAGAGGGCATAGTGGATCGTTTTGGAGACGGATTTGTTCTTTGTGTAGGTGCCGAGGGGGTGTGAAGCAACGATGTGTTCCTGCGGCACTTCGTACTCGTCCAGGACGATATCGACGGTATGCATTGCGTTGCCGACGAACGTTTCGGTCGGGGTGCCCAGGGTGAAGCCCTTGCGGGGTTCGAAGGGGATCATTGCCTGCAGCTCCCGCCCTTCGCAGTGGAAACCGACGACGAGGGTGTCAAAGATGCCGTAGCCGCTGGCCCATGTCAGGCGGCCGCTCAGGCGGTAGGTGCCGTCCTGCTTCGTGGCGGAAACCACCGTAACAGGGGCGCGCAGGTGGTTGATGGCGATCCCGCAGCGTCTGTTCAGGTAGGTTTCCATCAGCGCAAAACGGTTGGCGTGCATGATCTTGTTCGCCGCGAGGATCTGGATGGCCAGAAAGGCGAGGCTGCCGGAGCGGGGGGCAAGCGTGGTGAAGAGGCGGAATTTCATCTCATCGTGCAACTCGGGGGAGTAGCGGTGAAAGGCAAAGACGCCCGCATCATAGATAAGGTCGAAGGCGCTTTTCAACGCGGCCGTTTCGCTGTCAAGACGGTAGAGCGGCAGGGTGTCGAGCTGTGCCGCCGTCGCGTCGAGCTGTCGGGCGTAATGGGTCTCGTCGTATGGAAGAATGGCGGACTCCTTGGGCGGCCGAGGGCCGAGAAATGGTGTTGGCGGTCTAGGCCTCTTCGGCGGGATCGATCTTTTTGTAGGCGATGACGCGGAAAGGCTCGAAGCCCAGCTTTTCCCAGGTTGCCTGCGCGGCGAGGTTCGACGCCATATAGCTCAGTTCAATGATGTCAATGGCCATGGAGCCGAACCAGGCCTGAAGCTGTTCGTACATCCGCACGCAGTGGTCCGCCCGCCGAAAACGCGCATCGACATAACAGAGCCCGATCCAGCCGACGAGTCCCAGCCCGGAAGCACTGAGGTGCGACGGGGCGATTTTGCCCATGATGCAGCCGATCTCCTCCCGGGCGTTTTGCAGGATGAAGGTCCGCGCTTTGCGTTCGTCGAGGTACTCCAGCAGGTACGTCTCCATCTCCTCGACGCTCAGCGCACCGAACCCCTTGCAGTAGGGGTCTTTTCCCTGTGCCATCAGATAAAGAAAGGTCTTGTGGAGTGCTTCCGTGAGGAAGGGCAGGTCCTCTTCCGTCGCCCGGCGCAGTTCGATAGCCATAGCACCCCTTTGGTTCGTCTGCAGGTATTTTACTCTGTCGGCGGTTCAAATACACTGTGCACACGGCGCTCTAATACCCCGGAAGCCCGGGGATTCGGCCGGTCTGCAGGGAGTGTAAGTGGGATGTAAGTATGAATTGGTGAATCGATGAGGTGTGCTGTCAGCACACCCCGGGTCAGGTGAATGCCGGCGGCACGGGGAAACGTGCATCCATGCGCCCCTGGTTGGTGGCCAGCAGGCCGGCGAGGGAGGCGATGCCGTGGTCGATGAAGTCGATCGGATCGAGGGGGCTCGTGTGCGCGGTGTCTTCAAAACCGGTCAATTCGGTAAACGTCAGGTCGATGCCCTGGTTCATGATGTCGCCCGGGATTTTCGGCGCATTGTGGCCGCTGGGGATATCAAAGGCCAAGAGGCTGTGAATGATTTCGTGCGACATGATGCTCCCGAGCAGGCGGCCCAGCAACGTGGTGGCAAAGCTTTCCAGGTCCGCCGTCATGGTTTGGTTCTGGATCTGGATGAGCAGCGCCTGGACTTCGATGCTGATCTCGTGCGAGTTTGAATCGTCCAGTGCTCCCGGGTAGATGTCGATGGTCTCGTTGAGAACGGCAGCGCCTGCCGGTGTATGGGTGACCCCCGGTGTCCCGGCATAGATTGCCGGCGGTTCGTTGTGAATCTTCAGCGTCGTCACATGGTTCGCGGGAAGATGGGCGGGCACTGTCTCGCTGAACGGGCCGACGCGCCAGATCGTGCGGACGTTCGACGTTTTCAGCAGATAGTCGCACACCTCTTTCGCCTCCTGCAGTACCTCGTTCTTCTTGGCGTCCAGTTTGAACTGCGCAAGGAAGTCGTCAAAGGGCGTCGGCGACGCAATGGCATCTTCGTCGATGGTGACAAACTGGGGAATGCAGAGCGTCAGTTTCTGGCTGGCCACGGCGCTCCCCGCGCTGTCGCGGACGCTAAAGTCAAGCTCCTGCAGCCCCGGCTTCTTGCCGCGAACGATGGTCCGCAGGCTGTTCTGCGCGTCGATGTCCATTGCATCGACATCGGGGCGCGTCCAGCGGTGCGAGCCGCCTGAAGGGGCGTTGTTGATCTGTGCTGCGACTTCAATGACGCCGCTTTTATCATCCCTGGAGGGGAAGAACGCCCTTGAATCGGGACTGCTCTGCGGGGTCGGTAAAACGATCGCCGTCTTTGTCGAAAATTCCAATTCGGCCGCCGCGTCCTGGGGGCGGGCATCCACTTCGATCTGCTCGCCCGACGGACGGTTGACCTTGACAGAAGCTTTGTTGTCCCCGGCGCTCTTCGCCAGATCCTTGACCTCGTCCACCGTCGTGCCCTCTGCCTCTTTCTTTGTCGGTTCACCGACCATGGAGCTGAGCGCGCTGTAGGAGAGGCCGTTCGCCTGCGTATCGGAGATCTGGTTTTTCTTCTTGGCGTCGTCGATGGTCTGCAGGGTTTTGCCGATATCTTTTTTCATTGCCGTCTGTTTTTTCAGATCCGCCGCCATACCCGCCAGGTCGGTAACGCTTTTCGAGGTGGTCTCGAGGGCTTTGATGGCGTTGGCCTGGGTGCCGGCGAGACCGGTCATGTCTTTGAAGGCGTCGCTCTTGCCCAGCAGTTCGAAGGCGGCGCCCAGTCCGGTCGGGTCCGGGGCGTTCGGCGCGGTCTGCATATTGATGATGCTCGACGGGAGATCCTTGACCTGCAGACTGCCCACATCCGACTGGCGGCTGGCGGTGGAGACAGGGGAGATCGGTGTCGGCGTCGTTCCGCACGGCTCGTCCTTGAAGCGCCAGTGCCGCGTATCGTCGATCGGTTCGCAGCTGTTGCATTTGCCCATGACGGATTCGGCGTAGACGCCTTTGGTCGGAACGCTGATGCGGAACGGGTCGGGTTTCGTCGCGGTCTTGTAATGGCCGATCAGGTCCTCGACATTCCTGAAGACGGGGTCGAGCCTCTCCCCCGGGACGACCTTGAGCACCAGGTTGTTCCCGACGACGCCCATCACTTTGTTCTCGACGACGCTGGCAACGCTCTTGTTGCCGGAGTTGGGGGCGATGTAGCCGTCGAGCAGGCCGAAGAGGCGGCTGGCATCCAGGCTCGTCCAGATGACCTTGTGCGACAGTTCCAGATGTTCGTTCAGGTGGCTGACCAGCGCCGCGGCAGCTTTGCGGTCCTCTTTGCGCGGGTCTCTCAGTTCCCTGTCCGTCAGCGGTGTATAGAGCAGCGCGGCATCGGTCACCACTTCAATCGTGGGGTCGAACCAGACGCCGCTGACCTTGACGATGTTGATGATGTCGTTGTTGACGCGGCCGTTTCGGACGATGTAGCTGCTCATGTGGTTGGTCCGGTAGTGCAGATAGGCCGTACGCAGAATGATCTTTGACGAGGCGTGCACGGTCGTATTGGCCCGGAAACGGAGGTGCTGGATCTGGCGGCGCGTCACGGTCGGGATCTCCTTGCTGGCGATGTTCACCTGCAGCGCGACCCCTTTGCGGTAGTTCGACATCAGGGTGTAGTCCAGGTCCAGACGCACGTCGTTGCCGTTCTCGTCGATCCCGTAGATGTCGATGGTATCGATGAATTTGCGGACGATCTCCGGTGCGTAGTCCGCTTCGAAAATGGCGTCTTTTTCCGCTTCGGTCAGCGGGACCTCTTTGTCGTAGGTGAATTTCAGGACGTAGGGGTACCAGAGGAACCACTCCTTGAGCTCAACGGTCTCCGTGATGGTCTTCGTCTGCTCCTCGATCTGGCTGATATAGGGGCGTTTCAGTTCGAAGGAGATGGAGAAGTGGCCCGAAAAGTTCTGAATAATCTCGTCGGCATAACTCCCCTCCGGCAGGTCGGAGTCGGCGTAGCTGTTCGCCATGCGTTCGATGGCGTCGAATCCGCGGCGCAGCTGCGTACCGTAGACCGCTCTGCGGAGCGTGTCTTTCCAGCGCAGGATCTTCGCGTGGTCGAAATCCGACATCGGCAGGGGAACGAAGAGGCACTCCTGCACATCCGCAAGCTCCTGTTCGATGGCGTAGTGCTTCAGCACTTCGAAATACTCCACGGTCATGGCGTGGCAGTGGTTGTTGTTTTTGACGACCTCGGTCTGTACGGTCATCGTCTCGTTCTGGCCGACGGTCTGCACGACCGTACTGCGCTGGCTGCGGAGCGACGAGGCCGACTGGGAGATGTTGTCCTGCAGACGGTTCAGCGTGCTGCCGGAGAGGTTCCTGGCCGAATCCTGGTTGGCCGTCGAGCGCGACGAGGCGCCGGAGTGGGAGACCCCGCCGAAGAGGCCGCCGATTCCCCCGACGATCCCGCCGCCTATGCCTGCGCTCGTGCTGCTGGTCTTGTTGGTGGAGCTGGCGCTGATGTTCTCCTGGAAACTCGAATTGATGATTTCACTGATGTCTCTGTCGCGGGAGAGGTCCGCCGTGAGCGACTCGGCGACCGTTTGCGCCTCCGTGCGTGATGCACGCTCCTCACGGTCCCAGTCGATGATGGCGATCTGTTTCTCCTGGCAGGGGGCCAGCGGCAGGCTGTAGAGCAGGTCGCCGAGGGAGTAGCCGTCCGCTTTCCACTTCTGCTTGAAATGGAGGATATGCCCGTGGGCGATCGTCGTGTTCTCGTACACCGTCGGCGTCTCGTCCCAGTCGATGCTCGTCTCCACGGTCAGCTCCCTGCGGCCGGGATGGTTCAGAATGTAGGCCGCTTCCAGCGCCTCGATCCGGGTGATGGCCGCGTAGATCTGCCGCTTGAGGGTAGAGAGGGCGCTCTTGGTGCTGTGGTAGTGTTCGACAAAATAGTCATCCTCTAGGGAGATCAGGAGGTTGGAGCCCGTCGTATAGAAGGTGTGGAAACGTTCCAGCAGGCTGAGGAAGGCGGAGATGCTGGTCACGTAGGTATCGTAATTGTCGCGGATCGAGAGAATTTCGCCCAGGGTGAAGACCGTCTTGTTGCGGAGGGTCTCCTTGATCTGCTCGAACTGCTGCATGATGCAGAGGATCCCCATCGTATCGGTTTCGCGGGTGGGGCAGGGTTCGAAGGTATAGAACCCCTTCTGGTCCACTTCGGCCAGCTCGGAGACGAGGCGCCTGAAGTAGCCGAGCAGCTCCTCCTGGTCCTGGGACTCCTTGGTCTGGGTATCGATGCTCCCGATCAGTTTTTCGGCGCGTTTTTGCATGACGGTGATCAGACCCGCGTCAACGAAGGGGTGTTTGACCAGCGCCTGGAAATCTTTGATGTAGTCGCGTATCTGGTTGGGGAGGGCGTTCCCGGCGAACAGGGTGCTGTTTTCCGCGTCGGCGTAGGTTTTGATGTGCCCCAGCAGGGAGGAGACCGTGGCGCGGTTCAGCGCGTCTTCGGAGGCGAGGGATTCGCAGTATGTCTCCGCTTCCCGGGCCCCTTTTTTGCCGCAGTACGCGGCTGCGAGTTCGCGGTGAAGCTCCTGCAGCGCCGTTTTGCGGCGCGCCTGTTCGGCGAGGATTTTCAGCAGGGCGCTGAAATCCAGTTTGAATGAGGTCAGGTTCGCGGAACTGAATTTAAGCTGCCCGACGGCGGTCTCCATCTTCAGGTGATAGACGGGTACGGTGGTGAACTGGGCCGTGCCGCTGCTGAAAGAGCGCATCATGACCGGCTCCGCCACGGCGGCGGGCTGCTCCGTCGTCATCGCCTGCGCCGTCTTCTCGTCGTCGACCGTATAGGCGTTCAGGGAGAGCGTCTTCATGGAACTGTTCATGCGGCTGAAGACGCCGAAAAGTGTCTCCGAAATGTCGAGCAGCTCCGTTTTGAGCTTTTTGCTCTCTTTTGCGGTGATCGTCAGCCCTCTGATCTCGGGCTCGGTCGTCCGGACGGTATGGTAGAAACTGTACTCCTCGAGGGTGCGGTTCGGGATCGTAAAGTCGACGCATTTGCCTCCAAGGTCCTGGGAGAAGGAGGGGTTGCCGATCATTTCGGCCGTCTCCGGAAGCGTCGGAGTGCTTCCGGTGTCTCCGACGCCTTCGGGAAGTAAAGAGAGGTCGGCGACGAGCAGGATGTTCTTGGGGATGATCTGCTTGTTCTCCTGCGTCGAGAGGGTGACGGGAATAGGGGTCTCCTCCAGGCCGGCGACGATGCCGTACGCCTGGGCATAGTCCTCGCTGCCGACACGGGCGAAGAAACTCCCGTCCTTGTTGGTCCAGACCGAAAAGAGCGGATGGAAGCCTTCGCTCCCCGGGTCGGCGTCAGGGTCCGTCGTCACCATGAGGACGACGGAGAGACCCGCAGCGCTGCGCTCGCCGGAAATGTCCACCAGCATGCCCGAAACGAGCCGGGAGTCGTCCGTGATAGGATTGGAGTCGCCGAAGGTGATGACCTTGGGGTCGACACCGATTTCCATCGGCTGCGTGTCATCTTCGGCGCTTGCGTCCGTATTGGACGCGTTGAGGCTGCCGTAACTGTAGATCTGCGAGCCGAGCAGTTCGCCGTCGGGCGCGTAGACTTCTACGGTGACGGATTGGCTGGCCAGCAGCTCCTGTTGGGGCAGGAAGAAACGGAAAGCGCCGTTGGGCTGGACATCGACACGGTCTTTGCTGTAGGTCGAATGGCCGCCGATCTCCTGAATATAGCTTACCTTCAGAAAGTGTCCAAGGTATTGGTCTGTGACGTCGGTGTCATCTGTCGGTTTCAAGATGCCGTTGATACTTACTCTGCTCATGCCGTATCCTTTAGAGTGAACAGTCGGGGGAATCTGACGCTGGTTCAGATAGGGGTTGACGGTTGCTTCCGCGTTTCAGAAAAATTCTTTTTTGTCGACATCCCAATAGCGCGTCAAAAAAACAGTGCATCGCCGGCAGGCATCTATCAAAACGGTACAAAAAAGCAGACACGATCAAGTTAACAGTAAAAAACTTAAATAACAATTATTTAACTTAAAATAGATTTTTTTCGTTTTCTCGGGGGATGGCAACGCCGACGGAATGCGGACCGTTCCGCGTCGTTCGGGAGAGGTGGCGGGTCGTTTCTCTTTCGGGCGCGGAGTGGGTTATGCGCGGGAGGAGAGCAGGGCAAAGAGCATGCCCAGAGAGAGACAGAGAGGAGAAAAGTATTTTGTGTCGTACGCCGCAAAATCCGTGGCGTTGATTTTTTTAAAAAATCCAACGGCATTGAAGTCGCCGACAGCCCGCAGAATGAACAGTATTGAGAGTACCCAGCCTGCAGTGAGAAGCGGTTTTGCAGGGGAGGCATCGACGTAAAGCGCGTAGGCCACAAAGGCACACCCGAACAACAAAAGCGCGACGGCAAAGGTGAGGAGGCGGCCGGGGTTGAGAAGGCGTTTGCCGTCCTTCGTCGGCAGCGCCCTGTTCAGGCCTGCTTCCCCGCCAAAGGCCCAGTAGATATGGAACAGAGCCGTTACGATCAGAAGCGTGATGGCGGCAAGGACGATAAGCGTCATTTTGGTTTTTTCGGCGCGTTGGGTTTCTGCTTCATAACCCGGATGCTGGCCTTCACCAGCTTTTCGACCAGCGCCTTCGGTATGGCTTTGTCTACCGGGAAACTGATGATGGATTTGGTCGTCGCGTAATTTTCAAGCTCCTCTTGATGCTCTTCAAGCACCGGAGGCCGCACATGCAAGCGGACATGGGGACGCTTGTAGCTGAACCAGGCGAACATGCCATGATAGTCATACCCCTCATAAAGATAACCGGGCATTTCAAAGTAACTGACGGTTTCCGTGGCATCCGGCGCGGCGGCCTCTATAATGCCGCGGATCTCGTGTAAACGATCGCGTACCTCCTGCGGGTATTTTTCGATGTATGCGTCAACGCCTCCGGGGACGATCTCGGGGGATCTGCTATTTGCCTTTCGTGCCATAGGGCACCTCCAAACGTCTGGGTAAAGTGCTGTTGGCACTGAGGCGTGCCAACACCTGTTCTGATGGTTCCATCATAATCAAATAGTTCAAACCGGCCAAGAGCGATGAGAAAAAGCAGACGTGGAAAGGCGTGGCATCAAAAGCCCGGGGGCTTTTGGGCGGCGGGTGCGATATTGAGGCTTACGGCTCGTAGACGGAGACGGCTTTGCGCTCTTTGAACCCGAAGTGGCGCTCGAGGTCGGCGTTGTGCAGCAGCACCGGTACGACCATCAACGACGCGACGACGGCGGCGATGGTGCCGAAAATGAGTGCGACGCCCAAGCCGCCGAAAACGGCATCGCTGGCGAGCAGCGTCGAGGCGAGGATGATCGCCGTCGCCGTCAGGAAGATCGGCTTGGCGCGGGTGGCAGCGGCATAGGCGAGCGCTTCGGTTTTATGCATCCCTTTTTCACTCATCAGCGACTTGGTGAAGTCGATGAGCAGCAGCGAGTTGCGCGAGCTGATCCCGATCAGGGCGATGAAGCCGATCAGCGACGTCGCCGTCAGGAAGAAGGTGTCGGCGCTGAAGAGGTCCATAATGAAGTGACCCACGATGACCCCGATGATGGAGAGGAAGCTTCCCAGAAGGACAATGCCGCTGAGCGTAAAGCTCTTGTAGTAGACGACCATCAGCAAGAATATGAGCACGAGCGCGGCGATGAAGGCCCCGCCCAGGTCCCGGAAGGTGTCAAGGGTAACTTCCATCTCGCCGTCCCAGTGAAGCTCGTAATGGCTCCCCGTATTTTTGTCGGTGAGGGAGAGGTCGAAGAGGCCGCTCTTCTCGATGTCGTACTGCTCGGAGAGGGTGTCGAGGATCATATGGCGCGCGTCCATCAGCGGGTAGACCTGGGAGACCATGTCCGTTTCGGCCACGACGTTGACCATCTGGTGCAGGTCCTTGCTCATGATCATCGGGTTGGCGCGGGTCGGGATGATGTCGACGACCTCGGTCAGCGGCACGAGCAGGCCGTTGCTATTCATCAGGCGCAGCCCGGAAAGCTTCTGTTCGAGGGCGCGTTTGTCCTTGCGGCTGAAGACCTTCGATTCCGGGCTCAGGGTCAGGAAGATCGGGATCTGTTCGTTGATCGTTTCGCTGTTCTTGACGGCGATGTCCATCCCCTCGAACGCGAGGTAGATGATGTCGTTGACCTGCTTGATGGAGAGGCCCGAACGGGTGATCTTCGTGCTGTTGACCTTGAGGTCGAAACGGTCGTAGAGCTCGTCGGCCATGACGTCGATGTCGACGAGACCCGCCGTCTGGTGGAAGATGGCGGCGACTTTGCCGGCAAGCTCGCGGATACCCGCGGCGTCGCGTCCGTAGATCTCGGCGACAATGGCGGCCAGGGTCGGCGGTCCCGCCGGCGGTTCGACGAACTTGATGTTCGTGCCTACTACGATGGGCTGGCACGCCTCCTGGATCACCGGGCGGATGCGCTGGACCATCATGTAGGAGGGCTCGCCGCGGTCATGCTTCTTGGTCAGGTTGACGACGATCTCGGAGACGTTCTCCGAATTTTTAAAGTGGCTTCCCTTGATGAGGCCCGCGAAGTCAAGAGGCGAACCCATGCCGAGGAAGGTCTCCGTGTCGAGCACCTCCTGCTCCTGCTGGATATAAGAGGTGACGCACTGGCTGACGGCGTCGGTCTGGCGGATGGAGGAGCCGTTGGGCAGGTCGACGTAGATACTGAAGGTGTCGTTGTTCTTGCCCGGAAGCATCTTCGCCTTGACGATCTCGGTCGGTGCGATCATCAGCACGGAGAGGATGAAGGCAACGAGTGTCGCGATCAGGATTATCTTCTTCTGGGCTCTGCTCTGCAGTAGCGCCGTAATGAAGCTTTCGAACTTCTGGAAGATCATTTATGGCCTCCTTCATGTTTCGCATGGTCGGGACGGTGCATCATCCGCTTGGCGAAGTAGGGGGTAAAGATATAGGCGACGAAGAGCGACGCGATCAGCGCCACCGGAACGTTGGCCGGAATAGGTTTCATAAACTGGCCCATCATGCCGCCGACAAAGGCCATCGGGACCATGGTGAGGATGATGGCGAAGGTGGCGATGTTCGTCGGGGGCCCGATCTCGTCGGTCGCTTCGACGAGCAGGTCGTCTTTGGGCATGTCCGCCGACTCCACCGAGTGGAAGTGCCGGTGGATGTTCTCGATGACGATGATCGCCGCATCCACGAGGAGCCCCAGTGAGAGCAGGAAGGCAAAGAGGGTGATCCGGTTGATCGTCTGCCCGGTGATATAGGCGATAAAGAGAGTGATCGCCAGGATGGCCGGGACGGTAAAGGTGACGATGAGCGATTCGCGCCAGCCCAGGACAAAGACGAGCAGAATCGCGATGATGACGATGGAGATGATGAGGTGGAAGACCAGCTCGTTGACCGCTTCATTGGCGCGCTCGCCGTCGTTGCGGGTGATGGAGTATTTGATGCCCGCCTTTTCGAGCATAGGCTTGAAGTTTTCAAGGGCCTCTTTAACCTCGTCGGCGATGACAACGGCATTGGTGCCTTTGAGTTTGGAGATCGTCAGGGTGACCTGCTCCTGCGCGGGGGTGAAGGTGTCGCCGTCGCGGGCGCTGATAGCGGCGGAACGGAAGTTCTGGATGTCGTAGCCGTCTTCGACCTTGGCGACGTCACGGAGGTGAATGGGCGCCCCCATGTACTGGGCGACGATGATGTCCTCGACATCCCGGACGCTTTCGATGGCGTTCTTGATGCCCATGATGACGATCTCACCCTCTGTGGTACGGTTCTTGACGGCCGGCACGTTGTAGGCGAGGGCCTGGACCGCCTGGGTGATCTGCTCCAGCGAGAGGTTGTAGCCGGAGAGTTTGTTCAGGTCGACGAGGATGTTGTACTGGTGCTTATGCCCCCCTTTGAGCGCCGTGACGGCGACGTTGGGCAGGCCGTTGATGGCGTGCTGGAGGTTCTTGACCGCATCGTAGAGCCGGGTGTCGTCCATCTTGGAGGGATCCTTGGCGTAGAAGGCCACGGAGACGATGGGGATGTCGACGTCGATGTCGAGGGGTTTGATGACCGGCTGCATCGCGTTTTCGGGGAAGATGTCGGCGTTCTGCATGATCTTGTCGTAGACCTTCAGATTCGAATCCTCTTTCTCCTCGCCGATGTAGAAAGCGGCGTTGACGATGCCGACGTTGTCCATGGCCATCCCCATGATGTGCTCGATGCCGAGCACCTCTTTCATCTTGCGCTCCAGCGGACGGACGATGACGTTTTCGACCTCTTTGGCCGTGGCGCCGGGCAGGGCGATGATGACGGTCGAACCGCTGACGACCATCTGGGGGTTCTCTTCGCGGGGCATGATCATCAGCGAGAGGTAGCCGATGGCAAGCAGCGTGATCCCCAGGATCATCGTCAGCGGGCTGTTGATGAAGTAGCGGGCAAGCTTACCCGCGTAATCCTTGGGCGTATAGGGTTTGTGTGCGTGCATCTGCGCTCCTTACGGGATCGTGACCGTGGCGTACATGCCCGGGTAGATCGGGGCCTTTGAGCTCGTTTTGAAGGCGACCTTGACGCGGAAGGTGTGCGTCATCGGGTTGGAACTCGGGATGATGGCGCTGACGGTGCCCGTCGTCAGCAGCCCGACAGAGGGAACCTCGACGGCGACCTTGGTACCGTAGGGGACTTTGGAAAGGTCGCTCTCAGCAACCTCGATGGCGATCTTGAGGTCGCTGAGGTCCGCCAGGACGAAAGCGGGCATCCCCGGCATCGCCATCTCGCCGACTTTGATGTTCTTGGCGATGATGACGCCGTCGTTGGGCGCTTTGATGCGGAGGTAGTTGTACTGGTTGTAGACTTCGGAGAGCTGTGCCTTCGCCTGCGCGACCTGCTTTTTGCTGATGTCGACCATGTCTTCCATGTTCTTGGCGGCCAGTTCGAGGTTCTCGACCTCGTACTGGCTGACCATGTTTTTCTCCAGCAGGCGTTTGTAGCGGGCCAGGTTGAGCCGGACGTTGCTCAGCTGGTTCTGGTTCATCTGCAGGGCGAGTTCGGCCTGGGAGATGCCCAGTTCGACCCGCGCTTTGGCGCTGTCGACCTCTTTGGAGTCGATACGGTAGAGCAGCTGCCCCTTTTTGACGCGTTCGCCCTCGGAGGCGCCGACCTCGGTGACAAAGCCCATGTAGCGGCTGGTGATCATCTTCTGGTTATCCGAGATGACGCTCCCGGCGACGGTGAGGCCGTCGGCGGCGAGCGCGGCCGCGGCTAGCATAAAAGAGAGAAGCAGTTTTTTCATTGTGTGACTCCGTTGGCAAGTTTTTCAAGGGCGAACACCCGTTCGGTCCGTTTGTTTTTG
Encoded proteins:
- a CDS encoding efflux RND transporter periplasmic adaptor subunit — encoded protein: MKKLLLSFMLAAAALAADGLTVAGSVISDNQKMITSRYMGFVTEVGASEGERVKKGQLLYRIDSKEVDSAKARVELGISQAELALQMNQNQLSNVRLNLARYKRLLEKNMVSQYEVENLELAAKNMEDMVDISKKQVAQAKAQLSEVYNQYNYLRIKAPNDGVIIAKNIKVGEMAMPGMPAFVLADLSDLKIAIEVAESDLSKVPYGTKVAVEVPSVGLLTTGTVSAIIPSSNPMTHTFRVKVAFKTSSKAPIYPGMYATVTIP